From Ovis aries strain OAR_USU_Benz2616 breed Rambouillet chromosome 21, ARS-UI_Ramb_v3.0, whole genome shotgun sequence, a single genomic window includes:
- the LOC121817495 gene encoding endogenous retrovirus group K member 9 Env polyprotein-like isoform X1: MPKRRAGFRKGWYARQRNSLTHQMQRMTLSEPTSELPTQRQIEALMRYAWNEAHVQPPVTPAKILIMLLLLLQRIQNGAAAAFWAYIPDPPMIQSLGWDKETVPVYVNDTSILGGKSDIHISPQQANISFYGLTTQYPMCFSYQSQHPHCIQVSADISYPRVTISGIDEKTGKRSYRNGTGPLDIPFCDKHLSIGIGIDTPWTLCRARVASVYNINNADTTLLWDWAPGGTPDFPEYRGQHPPILSVNTAPIFQTELWKLLAAFGHGNSLYLQPNISGSKYGDVGVTGFLYPRACVPYPFMLIQGHMEITLPLNIYHLNCSNCILTNCIRGVAKGEQVIIVKQPAFVMLPVEITEEWYDETALELLQRINTALSRPKRGLSLIILGIVSLITLIATAVTASVSLAQSIQAAHTVDSLSYNVTKVMGTQEDIDKKIEDRLSALYDVVRVLGEQVHSINFRMKIQCHANYKWICVTKKLYNTSDFPWDKVKKHLQGIWFNTNVSLDLLQLHNEILDIENSPKATLNIADTVDNFLQNLFSNFPSLHSLWQSIIAMGAVLTVVLIIICLAPCLIRSIVKEFLHMRVLIHKNMLQHQHLMELLKK; encoded by the coding sequence ATGCCGAAGCGCCGCGCTGGATTCCGGAAAGGCTGGTACGCGCGGCAGAGGAACTCCCTGACACATCAAATGCAACGCATGACACTGAGCGAGCCCACGAGTGAGCTGCCTACTCAGAGGCAAATTGAGGCGCTGATGCGATATGCTTGGAATGAGGCTCATGTACAACCTCCAGTGACGCCTGCAAAAATACTGatcatgttattattattgttacagcGGATACAAAACGGGGCGGCTGCGGCTTTTTGGGCATACATTCCTGATCCGCCTATGATTCAATCCTTAGGATGGGATAAAGAAACAGTACCTGTATATGTTAATGATACAAGTATTTTAGGAGGAAAATCAGATATTCACATTTCTCCTCAGCAAGCCAATATCTCCTTTTATGGTCTTACTACTCAATACCCTATGTGCTTTTCTTATCAATCACAGCATCCTCATTGTATACAGGTGTCAGCTGATATATCCTATCCTCGAGTGACTATTTCAGGCATTGATGAAAAAACCGGAAAGAGATCATACCGTAATGGAACCGGACCTCTCGACATTCCGTTTTGTGACAAACATCTAAGCATCGGCATAGGAATAGACACTCCTTGGACTCTATGTCGAGCACGGGTCGCATCAGTGTACAACATCAACAATGCCGATACCACCCTTTTATGGGACTGGGCACCTGGAGGAACACCTGATTTCCCCGAATATCGAGGACAGCATCCACCCATTCTCTCTGTAAACACTGCTCCTATATTTCAAACTGAACTGTGGAAACTTTTGGCTGCTTTTGGTCATGGCAATAGCCTATATTTACAGCCCAATATTAGTGGAAGCAAATATGGTGATGTGGGAGTTACAGGATTTTTATATCCCCGAGCTTGTGTTCCTTACCCATTCATGTTGATACAAGGCCATATGGAAATAACACTGCCattgaatatttatcatttaaattgttcTAATTGCATACTTACTAATTGCATTAGAGGTGTAGCCAAAGGAGAACAAGTTATAATAGTAAAACAACCTGCTTTTGTAATGTTACCTGTTGAAATAACTGAAGAATGGTATGATGAAACTGCTTTAGAATTGTTACAACGCATTAATACGGCTCTTAGCCGTCCTAAAAGAGGTCTGAGCCTGATTATTCTGGGTATAGTGTCTTTAATCACCCTTATAGCAACTGCTGTTACTGCTTCTGTATCTTTAGCACAATCCATTCAAGCTGCTCATACTGTAGATTCCTTGTCATATAATGTTACTAAAGTAATGGGAACTCAAGAAGATATagataaaaaaatagaagatagattatccgCTTTATATGATGTAGTTAGAGTTCTAGGAGAACAAGTTCACAGCATTAATTTTCGCATGAAAATTCAATGCCATGCTAATTATAAATGGATTTGTGTTACAAAAAAGCTTTATAATACTTCTGACTTTCCGTGGGATAAGGTGAAAAAACATCTGCAAGGAATTTGGTTTAATACTAATGTTTCTTTAGATCTTTTACAATTGCATAATGAAATTCTTGACATCGAAAATTCTCCAAAGGCTACTTTGAATATAGCTGATACCGTcgataattttttacaaaatttattttctaactttcctaGCCTTCATTCACTGTGGCAAAGTATAATTGCTATGGGCGCGGTTCTGACTGTTGTGCTTATCATAATTTGTTTAGCTCCTTGCCTTATTCGTAGTATTGTTAAAGAATTTCTACATATGAgagttttaatacataaaaacatgttGCAACACCAACATCttatggagcttttaaaaaaataa
- the LOC121817495 gene encoding uncharacterized protein LOC121817495 isoform X2 → MIQSLGWDKETVPVYVNDTSILGGKSDIHISPQQANISFYGLTTQYPMCFSYQSQHPHCIQVSADISYPRVTISGIDEKTGKRSYRNGTGPLDIPFCDKHLSIGIGIDTPWTLCRARVASVYNINNADTTLLWDWAPGGTPDFPEYRGQHPPILSVNTAPIFQTELWKLLAAFGHGNSLYLQPNISGSKYGDVGVTGFLYPRACVPYPFMLIQGHMEITLPLNIYHLNCSNCILTNCIRGVAKGEQVIIVKQPAFVMLPVEITEEWYDETALELLQRINTALSRPKRGLSLIILGIVSLITLIATAVTASVSLAQSIQAAHTVDSLSYNVTKVMGTQEDIDKKIEDRLSALYDVVRVLGEQVHSINFRMKIQCHANYKWICVTKKLYNTSDFPWDKVKKHLQGIWFNTNVSLDLLQLHNEILDIENSPKATLNIADTVDNFLQNLFSNFPSLHSLWQSIIAMGAVLTVVLIIICLAPCLIRSIVKEFLHMRVLIHKNMLQHQHLMELLKK, encoded by the coding sequence ATGATTCAATCCTTAGGATGGGATAAAGAAACAGTACCTGTATATGTTAATGATACAAGTATTTTAGGAGGAAAATCAGATATTCACATTTCTCCTCAGCAAGCCAATATCTCCTTTTATGGTCTTACTACTCAATACCCTATGTGCTTTTCTTATCAATCACAGCATCCTCATTGTATACAGGTGTCAGCTGATATATCCTATCCTCGAGTGACTATTTCAGGCATTGATGAAAAAACCGGAAAGAGATCATACCGTAATGGAACCGGACCTCTCGACATTCCGTTTTGTGACAAACATCTAAGCATCGGCATAGGAATAGACACTCCTTGGACTCTATGTCGAGCACGGGTCGCATCAGTGTACAACATCAACAATGCCGATACCACCCTTTTATGGGACTGGGCACCTGGAGGAACACCTGATTTCCCCGAATATCGAGGACAGCATCCACCCATTCTCTCTGTAAACACTGCTCCTATATTTCAAACTGAACTGTGGAAACTTTTGGCTGCTTTTGGTCATGGCAATAGCCTATATTTACAGCCCAATATTAGTGGAAGCAAATATGGTGATGTGGGAGTTACAGGATTTTTATATCCCCGAGCTTGTGTTCCTTACCCATTCATGTTGATACAAGGCCATATGGAAATAACACTGCCattgaatatttatcatttaaattgttcTAATTGCATACTTACTAATTGCATTAGAGGTGTAGCCAAAGGAGAACAAGTTATAATAGTAAAACAACCTGCTTTTGTAATGTTACCTGTTGAAATAACTGAAGAATGGTATGATGAAACTGCTTTAGAATTGTTACAACGCATTAATACGGCTCTTAGCCGTCCTAAAAGAGGTCTGAGCCTGATTATTCTGGGTATAGTGTCTTTAATCACCCTTATAGCAACTGCTGTTACTGCTTCTGTATCTTTAGCACAATCCATTCAAGCTGCTCATACTGTAGATTCCTTGTCATATAATGTTACTAAAGTAATGGGAACTCAAGAAGATATagataaaaaaatagaagatagattatccgCTTTATATGATGTAGTTAGAGTTCTAGGAGAACAAGTTCACAGCATTAATTTTCGCATGAAAATTCAATGCCATGCTAATTATAAATGGATTTGTGTTACAAAAAAGCTTTATAATACTTCTGACTTTCCGTGGGATAAGGTGAAAAAACATCTGCAAGGAATTTGGTTTAATACTAATGTTTCTTTAGATCTTTTACAATTGCATAATGAAATTCTTGACATCGAAAATTCTCCAAAGGCTACTTTGAATATAGCTGATACCGTcgataattttttacaaaatttattttctaactttcctaGCCTTCATTCACTGTGGCAAAGTATAATTGCTATGGGCGCGGTTCTGACTGTTGTGCTTATCATAATTTGTTTAGCTCCTTGCCTTATTCGTAGTATTGTTAAAGAATTTCTACATATGAgagttttaatacataaaaacatgttGCAACACCAACATCttatggagcttttaaaaaaataa